Genomic DNA from Nomascus leucogenys isolate Asia chromosome 10, Asia_NLE_v1, whole genome shotgun sequence:
TGAGATAAAAAGTATGGCGAAGAAAGGGGGAGATAACTGGGAATCTGTGTCACTCAAGGCCTCCTCTGTATTTCCAACCCCATTCTCCACCACCTTCCCCAGGGTGACAGGCACTCCCTGATCATAATCTGTGGACTCCTGAGTCCCAGTCCCTGTCCGTGAATGCACTCCTTAGCACGGAATGTTCCCCTCCCCATGATGACCCATCAGAaattatacttttcttttctttctttttttttttttcagacagaatcttgctctgttgcccaggctggagtgcagtggtacgatctcggttcactgtgaCTTGcgacttctgcctcctgggctgaagcaattcccctgactcagcctcccaagtagctgggcctacaggcgcccacgaccacgcccggctaatttttgttatttttagtagagatggggtttcgccatcatggccagccaggctggtctcgaactcctgacctcaggtgatccgcctgcctcggcctcccaataatAACTAACACTTATTATTAGCTGCTTACCATGGGCCAGACATAGTCAATGGCATCACAGACTGGTAGCCGTAATCCCATTTTATAGGGGAGGAAAGGGTCGCAGAAAGGTGAAGTTATGATTTTGCCTAGGGTCACATGGCTATTAAGTGATCAAGTCATGACTGAAGCCtgactctggagtgcagtggggcgatcttggctcagtgcaacctccgccctctggactcaagtgatgctcacacctcagcctcccgcgtagctgggatcacaagcatgcgccaccgtgcccggctagtttttgtatttttggtagagacgggatctctccatgctgcccaggctggtctcgaacttctgagctcaagcgatcctcccgcctcggctttctaaagtgctgggattacaggcatgagccaccgtgctggatCTACAGCTGTTTTAAATGTCGCCTCCTTGGTGACGCCGTTCACAATCTACCAAGGTCCCTCTATTGTATTCCCAAAGCACTTTGTGACTTTGTCACTTTGTCAATCCCTTCCACTAGACTAGACTCTGAGCTCTTCAAGAGCAGatgccaggctgggcacagtggctcacgcctgtaatcccagccctttgggaggccaaggtgggtggatcacttgaggtcaggagtttgagaccagtctggccaacatggtgaaaccccgtctctactaaaaatacaaaaattagctgggcgtggtctgtgcgcctgtattcccagttactcagggggctgaggcaggagaattgcttgagcctaggaggtggaggttgcagtgagccgagatcgcgcctctgcactccagcctgggcgacacagcaaggctccatcacaaaacaaaacaaaacaaagcagctGCCGTATTAGTGGTGTTACATCTATCCCCCTGGCCCGgggcagtgtctggcacacaccCACTGACTGCATTCATTCCTTACACATCTTAGTATCAGATATATGCCAGGGCTGGCACAtaggggagacagaggcaggtggatcactcgaggccaggagtttaagatcagcctgggcaacatggtgaaacaccgtctctactaaaaaaaaaaaaaagaaaaaaaatcacacacacacacactacagatATATGCCAGGCACAATGCTAGTACTAGGGACACAACTCTGAACAAGACGACATGGTTCCTGTCCTTGCAACTTACAATCTATCAAGGAAGGCATGCAATTAATGGAGTAACTATAATAAATGTAAGAAATCATAATGCCAACAAAAGTATAAGACAGGGCTACACAGCAGAGAAATACCTAACCTAGATGAGAAATCAGAGAAGGCCTCTCAGAAGTGATGTTTAAGCAGAAGCTCAAAGGATGAATAGGAGGCCAGGCTCAgcggcccacgcctgtaatcccagcactttgggaggccgaggtgggaggatcacttgaggccaggagttcaagaccagcctggccaacatgatgaaacctcgtctctaccaaaaattagaaaaattagccgggcacggtggcccatgtctgtaatcccagcactttggtaggctgaggtgggaggatcacttgaggccaggagtttaatatcagcctgggcaacatagactgtgctctacaaaaaaaaaaaaaaaatacagttttggagtagtggcacatgcctgcaagtcctagctactcaggaagctgaggtgataGGATTatttaagcctaggagtttggggcctgcagtgagctatgatcacaccactacactccagcctgggcaacagagcaagatctcatctctaggccaggtgcagtgggtcatgcctgtaatcccagcactttgggaggccgaggtgggcagatcacttgagatcaggagttcaagaccagcctggccaacatggtgaaaccttgtctctaccaaaaattataaaaattagcatgtaatcgggaggctgaggtgggagaatagcttgaactcgggggtcgaaggctgcagtgagctgagatcacaccacttcactccagcctgggtgacagagtgagaccctgtctcaaaaaaaagaaagaaaaaaaaaaggctgaatagGGGTTTATCATGCAAAAGGAAAGCCACACCCAGCTGAGTGAATAGCAggtggtggctgaggtgggaggatcgcttgaacccgggagttcaaggctgcaatgaactatgatcatgccactgaattccagcctgggcaacagagcaagactctgtcgcaaaaaaaaaaaaaaaaaaaagtgagggggGTGGAGGTGATGGGAGAACAAAGAATGTCTGTGAAActgcaaaagcaggagcaagaatgaggaagagaagaggcTGGGGAATTCACTGGGGCTCGGCCATGGAAGTGTGTCCTTTGTTCCTGATGTAGCTGCCACGTAGCGACTGCTTTGGGTGCTGTTTCAAACTAAAAAGCCCAGTTCCACCTCTGATCATTGCTATACCTTTGAGATGGTATTTGTGGAGGAACCAGGGGAATCAGGTGAGAGGGAGgctctgtatttatttatatgactATGCTCAGATCTGGCTAAGAAGAGCCTCATGTTCTATCTCTATCCTCCTGATATGGAGATCAAAGATGGTGCTCAGACCCCATGGAAGAGGACCCGAGAGTGTGCATGAGAAATCCAGCTCTTTCTGTAGGGGAAAAACCCTGGCTGCCAGGCACCAACGCTACTGTTAAATAAAGGTCGGATTCCCCATACCCTGACAGGCTCCTGCATCCCTcgggagaagaaaagaacaaagtccAGCAAGCCACCCTCCAGCTCAAGCCAACCACCAACCAACCTTTTCAGATGCAGCCTCCAGAGATTTCAGATTGTTAGTAACATTCTTGAGTTCTTCTTCCAGGTCACCACATTTTCTGCATAAAGACAAAGGATTTTTGTGTCTTATCTTCCCTTACAGCTGGCAACAATAGCAATTGCCCCTAcaataaattttcaaaaggaGAAACCTACACAGCCCCCCCACGGAGGGGGGTGTGAAGGAATGTGGGGGGAAAATGTTAATGGATTTTTCTGCAGTGCGATACTATGGGCTTATCAAAGCCTTCTCATACCAGGCAGAGGCGAGGCGCGCCTGAGGAGTATTTGGAGGGCTTGGAAAACACTCCTGGTCTTCTGCCAAGGGTAAGGCTGCAAGGACTTGTGAAATCTATGATTGATGAGGCCGACTCCGGAAGGTGTTTAAGAATGGGACGGAGGGCAGGCGGCGGGCAGACTCCTGCAGGGGACACTCCGGGAAGGAAGCCCGGAGTGGATTTGTGAAACCAGATCTCTCTCAGCACTCTAGGATGCTCTGTGGGGCTGAATTCCTCACCCGGGGCCAAGAGGACAGGCGTTTTGTTTTTCGGTGCTTGCTTGTGGGATTCTTGTTCAGCTTCTCACCTTCCCCCCAGGAATGTGTCACAGCCAAACACTGACAGGAGCAAAGCATTTACATACTGACTGGGGGAGCCTGCCTTCTGGAGCAGGTCAGTGTTCTGTTAAGATGGCACAGTCCCCTGAGATATCCTCTCTGGGAAAATGGGACTTCTGGGCTTCCTTGTTGCCTCCTGTCTCACTCCTATTTCCTCATATCTTTGCAGAAAGGGTCAACACGTGGGCAGTGCTTCCCATGGCAGTAAGAACAAGTCACCACCTCTCTTTGTCACGGAAGCCAAGAGAAAGGATGAGCCATGAGCCCCCGACGCCCGTCCACTTGAGCAGAGGCCCCGGTCAGAGCCAATTCCCAACACAGCCAGCTCCCTCCCACTCTGCCCCAGGAACTGAGCCAGCCTCGCTCAGTCCTGTTCTACCACTCACAGTTCAGACACCTCCGCACGCTCCTCTGCCCTCTCCAGCTCACCCTCCAGGATGACCAGCTTACGAGCTACCTGCAGAGACAGAAAAGCCCAGCTGAGCCCGATCCCTACCAGCCATGTCCTCTCTCAACCACTGCAGACAGCCCCCAGTGATGCCCCACCCAGACCCCTAGACGAGCGGCAACATGGGTTTttctggtgtttcttttttttgcggggggacagagtctccctctgttgcccaggctggagtgcagtggcacaatctcggctcatggcaacctccacctcctgggttcaagcgattctcctgcttcagcattccaagtagctgggactacaggcgcgtgccaccacgcccagctaatttttgtattttcagtcgagacggggttttaccgtattggccaggctggtctcgaattcctgacctcctgatccacctgcctcggcctcccagagtgctgggattacaggcatgagccaccacacccggcctcttttttatttttttgagacagagtctcactccatcacccaggctgaaatgcagtggcgcaaccttgactcactgcaacctccgcctcctgggttcaagtgattctcctgtctcagcctcccaaaaagctgggcttacaggcatgcgccaccacgcccggctaatttttgtattttttgtagagacggggtttcaccatgttggccaggctggtcatgaactcatgacctcaggtgatctgcctgcctcggcctcccaaagtactgggattactggcgtgagccaccatgcccagcccttttttatgtttttgacacagggtcttgttctgtctccaaggctggagtgcagtggtgcagtcagagctcactgcagccttgacttcccaggctcaagcgatcctcctgcctcagcctcccaagtagctgggactacaggtgcatgccaccacacccagctaattattactattattatttttagaaatggggtctcactatgttgcccaggctggtctcaaactcctggcctcaggtgatcctcccgcctcggtcgaagtgctagggttacaggtacgagccaccgcacctggccttttgcTGGCGCTTCAACTGAAAGAGCCATCCTGGGGCCTGGAGGAAATCCTGATTCTCTTCCTCAGGCCCGAGGAGCGAGGCAGacaagaggagggagggaagagctgAGCCATCGAGGGAGGCAAAGGAGGGCCTGAGCTTTCATGTTATGAAACTCCATGGCTTGGGACCACAATCCTCCATTTTTGCCCAGCTGTGCCAAAACTCCCTGCTAATGACACAAGTGAGCTGATCATTCGGTTTTCCCATTACGTTAGACAAGCATCCGCGGCACTTTCTGGCATCGTGAAAGATAGTTTCCTAGCCAAGTGGCTGTCTCTGGACAAACATATGTTCACGCAGGAGGACAGCTGACCTAACCGAGAGCTTCCTTTCGTTGGCCCCGGCGTCCTCCCTATCTCAGCAGATGCATTTCCTCCCACTTCCTGCTGCTGCGCCATCTGCCAGCCCCACTCACCTCCTCGTATTTGCGGTCAGCCTCTTCCGCAATGTGCTTGGCCTCTTTGAGCTGCATCTCCTGAATCTCCATCTTCTCCTCATCCTTCATGGCCCGGTTTTCTATCACCTTCATTCCTCTGCAAGGAGCAATCTCATCAGGACGGCCGTTCACTCACACCCCTCCACCCACCTCTCATCTAtcttttctttcagatggagtctcgctctgtcgtccaggctggagtgcagtggcacgatctcagctcactgcaacctccgcctcccgggttcaggcgattctcctgcctcagcctcctgagtagctggagttacaggcacccgtcaccatgtttggctaatttttgtattttttagtagagatggggtttcaccatgttggtcaggatggtctcgaagtcctgacctcaaatgatccgcccaccttggcctcccaaagtgctgggattacaggcgtgagccactgtgccccgcctatctttttttatttttttattttttgtggagatggggtctcagtatgttgcccaggctggttgcaaacgcctgggctcaagtgatcctactgccttggccttccaaagcattcggattacaggcgtgagacaccacccCTAGTCCCATCTCTCATCTAAATGAGTCTCTGAATCTACTGAGCACTGTAACACACTGCAAAGATGGAACTCTGTGCACACATTTccttcatcttgttttttttttgttttgttttgtttttgagacggactctccctctgtaacccaggccggagtgcagtagcatgatctcagctcactgcagcctccatctcctgggttcaagcgattctcctgtctcaacctccagCGTAGccagggctacaggtgtgcaccaccatgaccggctaacttttatatttttagtagagagagggtttcgccatgttggccaggctggtctggaactcctgacctcaagtgatctgcccgccttggcctcccagagtgctgggattacagttgtgagccaacgaccgcgcccagcctcccttCATCTTTACTGACTACGAGGCACTTAGTTCTAAGTGCCTTCACTTTCACAACTGCCCTAAGGAGCAGGTacattatccacattttacaaatgaagaaactaaggcatagAGAGAGGGTAAGTAACTTAAGGTTACAGAgctggtaagtggtagagctgaggCTCAGCCCttggcagtctgactccagagtctgtgctccctttctttttcttttgttttgagagatggcatctcattctgttgcccaggttggagtgcagtggtgccctgagagctcacggcagccttgtcctctcaggctcaagagaccctgttgcctcagcctcctaagtagctgggactataggtgtgcaccaccgcacccggctaaactaaaaaaatatttttgtggaggtgggggtttcgctatattgctgaggtaggaggattgcttgagcccaggagttcaaggctgcggt
This window encodes:
- the TPM4 gene encoding tropomyosin alpha-4 chain isoform X5 codes for the protein MKVIENRAMKDEEKMEIQEMQLKEAKHIAEEADRKYEEVARKLVILEGELERAEERAEVSELKCGDLEEELKNVTNNLKSLEAASEKYSEKEDKYEEEIKLLSDKLKEAETRAEFAERTVAKLEKTIDDLEEKLAQAKEENVGLHQTLDQTLNELNCI